In bacterium, one genomic interval encodes:
- the porU gene encoding type IX secretion system sortase PorU: MNRQLASAKILGSSLTGLRSGGYLFLWQSFFIVCLCFVAPAAFGSPSSGKLLSASPDEVSFSYEITDLSSLTKVAYPDSTVAFVATVQLCMPVGSTPRLVSASGEDLKGAAELVSDLSANVPLVSLDKPRVVRGRQLVALKISPVVGDAYYRKVNIRVAFDGGDKSGTGSVADPIFDRVFSRSVINFDQAQKWRVESDRAAGKIAAEENPFVLSSIWLKLAVTQTGLYRVTGAQLQAAGISLTNLRSDSIRVFNGGGQPVDMRNENPRPEFNELAIRIEDGGDGIIGAGDAIYFFGEAPNRFLYFDNQPTQWLNNIYTNQNIYWLTVASGGFSGSPVRMAVASVAPSGTEDTTITTVRRRVHVEQDNLLSEDASNHVSDYYNWYWTDQRTLSLFVPTPGVIANDSAMLYLQGKTGVSGTGSYMSVSVNGVIGLNPIRTASFCRFGTRSLVDGLNDIDVSLTPVASDVPPYFDYVEISYMSRLLPANNQIDLDLKLSNGRGLVQVQDNFTVAPWLLDLADPQKPVFLTGYQRGGGLLSFETMLESAGTNRFYGVTTTVALAPVSIQSVTPVAMRGNSAQTDLIIVTPQSLVTAMDEYVAYREADGIAIKVVTLESLYDNFSWGMPDPTAIRDYLKFAYENYPDPAPSAVLLVGDANYDWLNRLRTNQANYIPTYINALEGNSLGTSYGDDNYVYFGTYGILDGDRSYLLGDRGFDMMSARWPVRSRTEIANIVNKIKSYESSTDLGPWRTNVTLVADDEYGQFNTETFHATQTEQLQRAHLPAHFMRNKIYLWDYPFVNGEKPAVNTAIVEAINKGSLVVNYVGHGNPDVWAHEHVFTRTGDLPKLRDIDRLPLIFTASCAIGFFDDPGRQAMGEDFLTMPSGGAVGVISATRLVFSSDNAAFNREVFDLLMYDDSLTICQALFAAKMLRQYGNDTIPSPEDNDRAYVYFGDPFLKLGMPRLRIEFTQDPDSLMALGGSRVAGRVLDRSGQPVLSDGELILTVFDSDRDRTYRLVNSAGQVTQEVNYKLAGPTLFRGSVAITNGQFEADFISPLDISFGGQGAKVLAYAILDSIDAVGLVDSIPVSTQVAVTTDSTGPSIGYSISGRPDFRDGDYVWLQDTLLVEIEDSSGINVAGGLGHGISLILDNRADQPIQLSDDFSYDQGSYRSGRLAYPLGSLSQGEHTFKIKAWDNANNSSTTEFTATVSSPGRLAIQDLLNYPNPMQEQTTFYFELTDDVDRMSVEIFTVAGRKIRSFSGQNLIASIYPNDHFRVMWDGRDVEGDRVATGVYVYKVSAVPSGGGETVESFGKIVVIN; this comes from the coding sequence TTGAATCGGCAGTTAGCCAGTGCTAAAATCTTAGGAAGCTCCCTGACCGGGTTGCGGTCGGGCGGGTATCTCTTTTTGTGGCAGTCGTTTTTTATTGTCTGCCTCTGTTTTGTTGCGCCTGCCGCATTTGGTTCTCCTTCCTCCGGTAAACTGCTCAGCGCTTCCCCTGATGAAGTCAGTTTCAGCTATGAGATCACCGATCTCAGTTCCCTGACCAAAGTTGCATATCCTGATTCGACCGTCGCATTTGTCGCGACAGTCCAGTTGTGTATGCCGGTCGGTTCGACCCCCCGCCTCGTTTCTGCAAGTGGAGAGGATTTGAAGGGGGCCGCTGAGTTAGTAAGCGATCTGTCAGCCAATGTTCCGCTGGTCAGTCTGGACAAACCGCGAGTAGTCCGCGGACGGCAATTGGTTGCTCTGAAGATCTCGCCGGTAGTGGGAGATGCCTACTATCGCAAGGTGAATATCCGGGTGGCGTTTGATGGCGGGGATAAGTCCGGAACCGGATCTGTTGCTGATCCCATCTTTGATAGAGTTTTCTCACGTTCGGTCATCAATTTCGATCAAGCGCAAAAATGGCGCGTGGAGTCAGATAGAGCCGCTGGAAAGATCGCGGCGGAAGAGAATCCGTTCGTGCTGTCATCGATCTGGCTCAAACTGGCGGTGACGCAGACTGGACTTTATCGGGTGACCGGCGCACAATTGCAGGCGGCGGGGATCTCGCTGACGAATCTTCGGTCCGACTCGATACGAGTTTTCAACGGCGGCGGCCAGCCGGTGGATATGCGGAATGAAAATCCGCGCCCCGAATTTAACGAGCTGGCGATTCGAATCGAAGATGGTGGCGATGGAATTATCGGAGCGGGTGACGCGATCTACTTCTTCGGGGAAGCGCCCAATCGCTTTCTCTATTTCGACAACCAGCCGACCCAGTGGCTCAACAATATCTACACCAACCAGAATATCTACTGGCTGACGGTTGCTTCCGGTGGATTCAGTGGTTCGCCGGTGCGTATGGCTGTCGCTTCAGTAGCGCCATCCGGCACAGAAGATACCACGATCACAACAGTGCGCCGTCGCGTGCATGTTGAGCAGGACAATCTCCTCTCCGAAGATGCCAGCAATCACGTGAGCGATTATTACAACTGGTACTGGACCGATCAGCGGACATTGAGCTTGTTTGTGCCGACGCCCGGCGTGATCGCCAATGATTCGGCGATGCTCTATCTGCAGGGGAAAACCGGCGTTTCCGGGACCGGGTCGTACATGAGTGTGTCGGTTAACGGAGTGATCGGACTGAATCCGATCAGGACGGCAAGTTTCTGCCGGTTTGGGACTCGCTCGCTGGTGGACGGATTGAATGATATCGATGTCAGCTTGACGCCTGTCGCCAGTGACGTACCACCATATTTCGATTATGTCGAGATCTCGTATATGAGCCGTCTGCTTCCGGCGAACAACCAGATCGACCTGGATCTCAAGTTGTCAAATGGGCGCGGGCTGGTGCAGGTGCAGGATAATTTCACGGTCGCACCCTGGTTGCTTGATCTGGCCGATCCGCAGAAGCCGGTCTTTCTGACCGGTTACCAGCGCGGAGGCGGGCTGTTGTCGTTTGAAACGATGCTCGAATCTGCGGGTACTAATCGGTTCTACGGTGTCACCACAACGGTAGCCCTGGCGCCGGTCTCTATCCAGAGCGTCACTCCAGTCGCGATGCGCGGGAATTCGGCACAAACCGATCTGATCATTGTCACCCCGCAAAGCCTGGTAACGGCCATGGATGAATATGTGGCCTACCGGGAAGCGGATGGGATCGCGATCAAGGTTGTGACGCTTGAGTCGCTATATGACAATTTCTCATGGGGGATGCCCGATCCGACGGCGATACGCGACTATCTGAAATTCGCGTATGAAAACTACCCTGACCCGGCTCCATCGGCAGTGTTACTGGTCGGTGATGCCAATTACGATTGGCTCAATCGTCTGCGTACCAACCAGGCGAATTATATCCCGACATACATCAACGCACTGGAAGGGAACTCTCTGGGGACCTCATACGGCGACGACAACTATGTTTACTTCGGTACCTACGGAATACTGGACGGCGACCGGAGTTATCTCCTGGGAGACCGCGGATTTGATATGATGTCGGCCCGCTGGCCGGTCCGAAGCCGTACGGAAATTGCTAATATCGTCAACAAGATCAAGAGTTACGAATCCAGCACCGATCTCGGACCGTGGCGGACCAATGTCACGCTGGTGGCGGATGATGAATATGGTCAGTTCAATACCGAGACATTTCACGCAACGCAAACCGAACAATTACAGCGCGCTCACCTTCCGGCCCATTTCATGCGGAACAAGATCTATTTATGGGATTATCCATTCGTGAATGGTGAGAAGCCGGCGGTCAATACAGCTATTGTCGAGGCGATCAACAAGGGTTCGCTGGTGGTGAATTATGTCGGGCATGGAAATCCGGATGTCTGGGCGCATGAGCATGTTTTCACCCGAACCGGTGATCTGCCGAAGCTTCGCGATATCGATCGTCTCCCGCTGATCTTCACGGCATCGTGCGCCATTGGTTTCTTCGATGATCCAGGTCGTCAGGCGATGGGAGAAGATTTCCTGACGATGCCGTCGGGCGGTGCAGTCGGCGTTATCTCCGCCACGCGTCTCGTCTTTTCGTCGGACAATGCCGCATTTAATCGAGAGGTCTTCGACCTGTTAATGTACGACGATTCGTTGACTATCTGTCAGGCGCTTTTCGCGGCGAAAATGCTCAGGCAGTATGGAAATGACACAATACCATCTCCCGAGGACAACGACCGGGCATATGTCTATTTCGGAGATCCGTTCCTGAAACTTGGGATGCCGCGTTTGCGGATCGAATTTACCCAGGACCCGGATAGTCTGATGGCGCTTGGCGGGAGCCGGGTTGCCGGACGTGTCCTGGACCGATCGGGTCAGCCGGTCTTGTCTGATGGTGAGTTGATCCTGACGGTCTTTGATTCAGACCGCGACCGAACGTACCGTCTGGTGAACAGCGCCGGACAGGTGACGCAGGAAGTCAATTACAAGTTAGCCGGGCCGACATTGTTCCGTGGCTCGGTTGCAATCACGAATGGTCAGTTTGAAGCAGACTTTATCTCGCCTCTCGATATCAGTTTTGGTGGCCAGGGGGCGAAGGTGCTCGCCTATGCTATTCTGGACAGCATAGATGCAGTCGGTCTGGTCGACTCAATTCCGGTGTCGACTCAGGTTGCGGTCACCACTGATTCTACGGGCCCAAGCATAGGGTACAGTATCAGCGGGCGGCCCGATTTCCGGGACGGGGATTACGTCTGGTTGCAGGATACTCTGCTGGTGGAAATAGAGGATAGTTCCGGTATCAATGTCGCTGGGGGACTTGGACATGGGATATCCCTGATACTTGATAATCGGGCCGATCAGCCGATACAATTATCAGATGACTTCTCCTATGACCAGGGGTCCTATCGGAGCGGCCGGTTGGCCTATCCACTAGGCTCGCTCAGCCAGGGGGAGCACACATTCAAGATAAAGGCCTGGGATAACGCCAATAATTCGTCAACAACGGAGTTTACCGCGACCGTCTCGAGTCCGGGACGTCTGGCGATTCAGGACCTGTTGAACTATCCGAATCCCATGCAGGAGCAGACGACCTTTTATTTTGAATTGACGGATGATGTTGATCGGATGTCGGTGGAGATATTCACCGTGGCCGGTCGCAAGATCAGAAGTTTTTCCGGGCAGAATCTTATCGCCTCGATCTATCCGAACGACCATTTCCGCGTGATGTGGGATGGCCGGGATGTCGAAGGGGATCGGGTCGCCACCGGAGTGTATGTATACAAGGTCAGTGCCGTCCCTTCCGGGGGAGGCGAGACAGTCGAATCATTTGGCAAGATAGTGGTTATTAACTAA